In the Aristaeella hokkaidonensis genome, GACCCTCGGTCCGGGGGCAACAAATCTGATCACGGGTGTGGCAGATGCCAATTCGGACGGAGCTCCTCTGGTTGCAATCACCGGGCAGGTATCATCGGAACGGATGCATATTACCGGTCATCAGTATCTGGATCTGGCAAAGCTGTTCGAGCCTATCACGAAGCGAACCAAACTGGTTATGCGCCCGGAAAGCATCACGGAGATCGTCCGCCTTGCGTTTAAATATGCCCAGCAGGAAGGTAAGATGGGCGCAACGCATATCGATCTTCCGGTGGATGTTGCCCGAATGGATGTTCCGGATGGAATTGATCCGATGATGCCGCAGAAGATCAGGCCGGAATACGCCGATCTGGAGACCATAGCCCAGGCAGCCAAATTGCTGGCCCAGGCAAAGTTTCCGGTTATGCTTGTCGGCGCTGATGCCGCGAGAGCGGATATCACCGCCGGAATCACAGGACTTGCGCACAGTGCGCATTTACCGGTTGTTAATACCATGATGGCAAAAGGCGTTATCCGCAGTGACGACCCCTATGCCATGGGCACAATCGGTATCCCGCAAAAGGACTATCAGGACTTGCTGCTGGCTCGGGCTGATCTGCTGCTGTGCGTAGGGTATGATATCGTGGAACTTGCGCCCTCCCGTCTGGATCCCGAGTTGACTAAGAAAATTATCCATGTCAGTACGACCGCGGCTCATGTAAATCGCTGTTATCCGCCGACAATCGAAGTGGTCGGGGATATGGCGGAAACATTATGCCATCTGGCCCAGCTGACTGTCCGGATCCAGGAACCGGAATATGCTTTTTCGCTCCGGGAAGAAATGCTGAAGGAATATCTGCCCTATGAGACGGATGAAGCCTATCCGCTTAAGCCGCAGCGGATTCTCAGCGATATCCGCCGGGCAATGCGGACGGGAGATATCCTGCTGAGCGATGTCGGTGCCCATAAGATGTGGATTGCCCGCCATTACCTTTGCGATGAGCCCAATTCCTGCCTGATATCCAACGGGTTTGCCACGATGGGGATCGCTGTTCCCGGTGCGCTGGCTGCAAAACTCCTTCATCCGCAGAACCGTATTCTGGCGGTTACCGGTGACGGCGGTTTCATGATGAATTGCCAGGAACTGGAGACAGCAAAACGCGAGCATCTGCCGTTTGTCACCCTGATTTTCAATGACAGTGCTTATGGCCTGATCCAGTGGAAGCAGAACGACCGTTATGGCCATGCGAATATGACATCTTTCACAAATCCCGATTTTGTCATGCTGGCAGAGAGTATGGGATGCAAGGGATATCGTGTTGAACATACAGATGACCTTCGTACGATTCTGGAAGATGCATTCCGGCAGGATGTTCCAGCTGTCATTGACTGTCCTGTTGACTATCGTGAAAACACGAAGCTGACAGAACGTCTGCAGGAACTGATCAGGAATCACTGAAAGTCCCTGGTCAGCTGATATTTTTTTCGTTGTCTGATCATGCTTCACCAGAAGTTCATGATGACAAATATATGGAAAAGGAGATCTGAACCATGAAAAAAATGCTTGCTGTATTGTTAACCATTATGATGCTCTCCGGCGCTGCGGCCGCACTCGCAGAGGATTATTCCTTCGGAACAGACACCGCTTTCAGGCCTTTCGAGTACACTGATGAGACAGGTACCCTGGTCGGTATAGATGTTGAGATCCTGGCTGCTATCGCGGAAGACCAGGGCTTCACATATACCATTGAGCCCCTGGGATGGGATGCCTCCATTGCTGCCTGCCAGGCCGGCCAGAAGGATGCCCTTATTGCCGGTGCATCCATCACTGAGAAGCGGAAGGCGGAAGGCTGGATTTTCTCTGACGGATACTATAACGCAAACCAGAGCATGGCTGTGGCCTCGGGATCGGATATTACAGGATTTGACGGCCTGAAAGGCCAGAGCGTTGCTGTGAA is a window encoding:
- a CDS encoding acetolactate synthase large subunit, whose protein sequence is MSGGKEVFPTNVAGKLVDSLVAEGVEYVFGIPGEENLEVIEALAASPIRFITTRHEQGAAFMADVYGRLTGKAGVCLATLGPGATNLITGVADANSDGAPLVAITGQVSSERMHITGHQYLDLAKLFEPITKRTKLVMRPESITEIVRLAFKYAQQEGKMGATHIDLPVDVARMDVPDGIDPMMPQKIRPEYADLETIAQAAKLLAQAKFPVMLVGADAARADITAGITGLAHSAHLPVVNTMMAKGVIRSDDPYAMGTIGIPQKDYQDLLLARADLLLCVGYDIVELAPSRLDPELTKKIIHVSTTAAHVNRCYPPTIEVVGDMAETLCHLAQLTVRIQEPEYAFSLREEMLKEYLPYETDEAYPLKPQRILSDIRRAMRTGDILLSDVGAHKMWIARHYLCDEPNSCLISNGFATMGIAVPGALAAKLLHPQNRILAVTGDGGFMMNCQELETAKREHLPFVTLIFNDSAYGLIQWKQNDRYGHANMTSFTNPDFVMLAESMGCKGYRVEHTDDLRTILEDAFRQDVPAVIDCPVDYRENTKLTERLQELIRNH
- a CDS encoding transporter substrate-binding domain-containing protein translates to MKKMLAVLLTIMMLSGAAAALAEDYSFGTDTAFRPFEYTDETGTLVGIDVEILAAIAEDQGFTYTIEPLGWDASIAACQAGQKDALIAGASITEKRKAEGWIFSDGYYNANQSMAVASGSDITGFDGLKGQSVAVKTGTESKSYADSLAETYGFTVMTFESSPDIYQAVISGQCAACFDDTPIMADYIKSNGVPLQLVPGTESEGADYGMAVFDPEKAELVDKFNAGLANIKANGKYDEILAKYLGN